The genomic region AAACTCCGAAAAATCTTGAGTTAAGCATCGATACTTAAAATTAATATAACTCTTCATATATCTCTCCATTCTCAAACCATCCAAAACATTATTTCCTCTACATTCATCAATTttaaaaaacaaaactcaaatatATAAAATTTTCTTGATTATGGCCAAGGCAAAGTCGATTATCGTCATCATAGCCGTTTGTTTGTGTATTATAGGGTTCATAGACAACGTTCATGCAAATGACGTGAACTACTCCGTAAGTTCACTTGTCCTAACTCGACCCCTGTGCAATGGGTCTATGGCAGAGTGCCTAATAGGGGACGAGTTGGATGAGCTCGACTCAGAGACTCATCGTCGCATTTTAGCGACGCAAACAAAGTATGTAAGTTATGGTGCATTGAACAAGAATAGAGTGCCATGCT from Silene latifolia isolate original U9 population chromosome 3, ASM4854445v1, whole genome shotgun sequence harbors:
- the LOC141648786 gene encoding rapid alkalinization factor-like; this translates as MAKAKSIIVIIAVCLCIIGFIDNVHANDVNYSVSSLVLTRPLCNGSMAECLIGDELDELDSETHRRILATQTKYVSYGALNKNRVPCSKRGASYYNCKPGAQANPYSRGCTTISRCSRG